The DNA window ATCTGCAGGAAAAGATGTGGTGGGGGTAATAGAAGTAATTCCCATTCTTCCTGAATATAGAGATGCTAGCCGGTGAATGAGCGTATCTTTTTCTGCTGTCCCAACTAGGCAAACAATTCCTTTTTTAATATCTAAGGCCTCTAGTAACGGGATCAATTTACGAATAATCATCGCTTTTTTATGCTACATTTTATCTTTTTATTCCTAAAACCCTAAAGAAAGAGAGGTTACATTTTAATGGAAGAACACAATACTTGGGAGATGATTTTAGCTGGACTCATTGCACTTATTGTAATTTTATGGTTTAGCCCTGGAATTAAAACTGCATTTCAGCACTCAAAACAAGTAGAAAATAAAGATTGGAAAGGATTTTTATTTCCTATCGGATTAGTCATTCTTTTTGTGTTTTTTTTAATTCTAGTAAGAAGCTAGTAATCATTTACCAATATTTTTCAATAGAAATTTCTCCTGGAATGCGTCGTTTATTTTCTTTTAGCCCATAATTTTTAAGAATTGCAGTGACATCCTTAACCATATCTGGATTACCGCAAATCATTACTTGAGATAACTCTGATTTGATTTCAAGTCCAGTAAATTGGGACATACGCCCATCTTCAATTGCTGTAGTAATACGCCCATGAATCGTGTTTTCGTGTTCTTCTCGGCTTACTAAGGGAACATAGATAAATTGATCAGAGTGTTTTTCTTGGATACTCTGAATTAGAGGTCTATAAGAGAGTTCTTTGAAACTACGAACTGAGTGGGCTAATATAATTTTAGAAAACTTTTTCCATACCTCATCTGCCTTTAATACCGCTAAAAAAGGACCAATGGCTGTTCCTGTTGATAGCATCCATAAATCATGGGCAGCCTGAACTTGAGGCATTGTTAAAAATCCCGATCCTTTGCGAAAAACCCAAACAGAATCACCGGGTTTCAGCTCAGCTAAGCGAGGGGAAAGTAATCCTTCAGAAACAATAATAGAGTAAAATTCTAAATATTTCTCTTCTGGCATATTTACAAACGAATAGGATCTCGCAATAAATTCTTCATTAATCACCAATCCTAAGCGACCGAATTGTCCTGCTTCAAAAGGATTAATAGGTGCCTCTACTTGCAGTGAATAAAGACTCTCTGTCCAGAAATGATTAGAAATAACTTTTCCTTCAACCCATTTATCTATATCTACGATTGACGCTGTCATAAAATAATAGTTACCTTTACTATTTTTTAAAAATCAGTATATAGTTAAAAAACTAAAATAATTAGCGCTTATTTTATATCTCATCTGTAGGATCCAATAAATTAATCCAATGCTTTACAGGCATAGAAGATTTACTTTTCAGGTGTGTTAAACATCCAATATTAGCAGTGGCAACGAGTTTAGGGTGCTCTTTTTCTAGTGCTTGTAATTTATTTTTCAAAAGATTTTGAGAGATCTCTTTCTGCAAAATAGAATAAGTACCTGCAGAGCCACAACAAAGATGAGAATTAGCTACTTTTGTTAAGTTAAACCCAGCCTTTTCTAATATTTTCTCTACTACTCCCACAAGTTTTTGTCCATGCTGTAACGTACAAGGAGATTGAAAAGCGATATTTCTAGGAGTATGAGGGGGAATAGTAAGTTTTGTGATATCCTCTTGAGCAATAACTTCACTAATATCCTTAGTTATTTCCGCTACTTTAGCTGCTTTTCTTGCATAGGTAGGATCTGCTTTAAGTAACGTACCATAATCTTTTACCATGACACCGCAACCACTGGCAGTCATCACAATAGCTTCAATACCTTCCTCTATATAGGGCCACCAAGCATCAATATTCTTTTTAATAAAATACAACGCACCATAAGGATCCGATAGATGTTGATTAACTGCTCCACAACAACCGCTGCTAGGTGCTGATACTAAGCTAATTCCTAATTGATCTAATACCCAAGCGGTGCTGGTATTAATATTAGGAGCAAGTACAGGCTGCACACACCCATCTAAAATTAGCATTCTTCGAGAATGATTGGCTTTAGGTCTTAGTTTATCTTTTTCTTGTGTTGGTATCTGTTCTTTAAGTGCTTTAGGAAGAAAAGGAGAAAAAAATTGACCAATTTTAAGCAAAATTTTAAATCGCCATGGGTAGGGCAAAACAAAACATAATCCCTTCCGTAGTATTTGATCTAAAAATGATCGGGATACTGTATTCTCTACAACCTCTCGCCCAATATCTAATAACCGTCCATAGCGTACCCCTGAAGGGCAAGTGGTTTCACAGGCACGGCAAGTAAGGCAGCGATCTAAGTGTTGTTGAGTTTTATGGCTAACCTCTTTTCCTTCAAGGACATTTTTTATTAAATAAATTCTTCCTCTCGGACTATCTAGCTCATCACCAATGAGTTGATACGTAGGGCAAGTAGCAGTACAAAATCCACAATGCACACAAGCTTCTATGATTTTTTGTGCCTCTTTTCCCTGATTAGTATCTTTAATAAAATCTGCAAGTTTAGTTTGCATAAAATAATTATTTAAAGTTCATCATACATGCGCCCAGGATTTAGAATAAAGTGAGGATCAAATGCTTGCTTTAATCGGTAGTGTAAATTCATCAAAGCATTAGATAGAGGGTGGAAGATATCCCCATTTCTGTCCCCCCCCCGAAAGACAGTAACATGACCACCTATACGGTCTGCCCCAATTCGCATTAGTGTCGGATCTAAATTTGAGTGATACCACCGTTGTGATCCTGCCCAATCCACAAACCAAGTACCTGGTAAATCAATAGGTGGAGTCACAGTGGGAATAGACCAACGCCATAGGGGTTGTTGTTGTTTTTTAAAGAAAGGATGAGTATGATCTCTCACCGCTGTCCAAAACCCTTGGGAATCATCTATCTGATTACCACCTATTTTTTGCTGGGCAAGACGTATGGTTTCTTCAAATCCAGACAAGCGAACATATACACACTCTCCATCAAAAACACATCCAGATATAGGCAAATGATCAGTTGCCCAAGTATTAAATAAATTAAGAGCACTTTGAGGTGTTTGTGGTTGAGCAAGGGTAATTTCCATAAGTGGGTGAGGCAGTACTTTTAAGGAAATTTCTAATAATACGCCAAGGGTGCCAAGACTTCCTACCATTAGTCTAGAAACATCATAGCCAGCTACATTTTTAACCACCTGACCACCAAATCGGAGTTTTTCTCCCTTACCGTTTAAGATAGTAACACCGAGGATAGAATCTCGGATTGCACCCCCATAAGGGCGGCGAGGACCAGAAAGACCTGTTGCTATTACACCGCCTAAAGTAGATTCTTGCCCAAAATGAGGCGGTTCAAAACCAAGCATCTGGTTTTGTCCAGCAAGTAGTGCTTCTATTTCAGAGAGGGAGGTTCCAGATCGAGCAGAAATGACTAATTCTTCAGGTTCATAGCTAATAATACCTTGGTGCCGAGTAATACTCAGCGGTGTGCCTAAAGGTTGGCGACCATAAAATTTCTTTGTATTTCCGCCTATAATACATAGAGAAGTTTTTTTATTATATGCTGCATAAACAGTTTCTTGTAGTTCCTTGCTATAGTCAGTAGAATCCATTGCTCTTAATTAGTGATTTAATCTGTAAATCATAGAGTAGATATACTTAGGTATAATTCTATAAGGTGATTGAAATGGCTTAAAATTCATCTCATTCTCTGGCTAAAATATCTGTTAATTAAACATAATGTCTTTTGTACACCTTCGGCTTCATACTGAATACTCTATGGTGGATGGCTTGGTGCGAATTAAGCCATTAATTCAGGCTGCGATTACAGCAAAAATGCCTGCACTTGCTATTACCGATCAAAATAATATATTTGGAATAGTAAAATTCTACCAATCAGCATATACCGCAGGAATAAAACCTATTATCGGGGCTGATTTGCTCTTAGATAGCCAAGAGGAAAACCATCACTTTAGTCGTTTTACTGTATTATGCCAAAATCATATTGGTTACCAAAACTTATCTTACTTACTCTCTCGTGCTTATCGTGAAGGGCAAGTACAAGGAACACCTTATATCCAATGGGATTGGATAAAAAATCATAATGGAGGATTAATTGTATTATCTGGAGGTCATGAAGGAAATATAGGTCAAGCATTATTATCGAATAACAGTCATAAAAGCAAGAAATTGCTTGCAAATTGGAGTCAGCAATTTCCTGATCGTTTTTATTTAGAACTCCATCGCACTGGCAGAGAAAATGAAGAGCAATATCTTCATGCAGCAGTAGATCTTGCTTTAGCTTCAGATACTCCCGTAGTAGCTACTAATAATGTTAGGTTTTTACATCAGGACGATTTTGAAGCTCATGAAGCAAGGATTTGTATTCATGAGGGATGGACACTCAATGATCCTCGCCGCACCTATTCCTGTAGCAATCAGCAATACTTTCGCACACCATTAGAGATGGAGGCGTTATTTTCTGATCTTCCAGAAGCAATAGAAAATACGATAGGGATTGCTAAACGATGTAATCTTGAGATTACGCTAGGCGAAAACTATCTTCCAGATTTTCCTATTCCTGAAGAAGCAGAAACTACTGAAGCGTTTCTTCAATCTGAAGCAAAAAATGGCTTAACAAAACGACTTAATCAACTCTATCCTAAGCAAGAAGATCAAAAAACTCATCAAGATCGCTACGAATCTAGGCTTATAAAGGAGCTAGCCGTAATTGAGCAGATGGGTTTTGCAGGCTACTTTTTAATAGTAGCTGATTTTATTCGCTGGGCCAAAGAGAACAAAATCCCTGTAGGACCGGGTAGGGGATCGGGGGCAGGATCTTTAGTGGCTTATGCTCTAGAAATTACCGATCTAGATCCTTTAGCTTTTGATCTACTCTTTGAGCGATTTCTCAATCCAGAACGAGTTTCCTTGCCTGATTTTGATGTTGATTTTTGTATGGAACGACGAGATAAAGTCATTGATTATGTGAGTCAACGCTATGGTCAAGATCGAGTCTCTCAAATCATTACCTATGGCAGTATGGCAGCTAAAGCGGTAGTACGGGATGTTGGGAGAGTACTTGGTCATCCCTACGGTTTTGTAGATCAAATTGCAAAACTAATTCCCTTTGATCCAAGAATGACTTTGGAAAAAGCATTGAAAGAATCTGAGGAACTAGCAGCTCGCTATCAAGCAGAAGAGGAGGTTAATTTCCTGATTAATTTAGCTAAGAAGCTAGAGGGAATTACTCGCAATGCAGGAAAGCATGCTGGAGGGATTGTGATTGCTCCAAAAAAGATTATTGAATATGTACCTGATTACTGTGAACAAGGGGCAAGTAGTGGAGTCACTCAATTTGATAAGGATGATCTAGAGGCAATTGGATTAGTAAAATTTGACTTTCTTGGACTGCGTACCTTAACGATTCTTGATTGGGCACTTATCGCTATTAATCGGCAACGAAGCATTGAAAAACTACCTTTGCTAGATCTTACTGCTTTACCTAGGGATGATAAAAAAACTTATGGGTTACTTAAAAGTTGTGCAACCACAGCTATTTTTCAGTTAGAGTCAAGAGGCATCAAAGATCTTATTAAAAGATTACAGCCCGATTGTTTCGAAGATATTATTGCGTTAGTTGCATTATTTCGCCCAGGACCGCTTCAATCTGGGATGGTGGATGATTATATTAATCGTAAACATGGGCGAGCAAAAGTGAGTTACCCTCACACAGATTTAGCTCCAATTCTTAAACCTACCTATGGAGTCATTGTTTATCAAGAACAGGTGATGCAAATTGCCCAAATCCTAGCAGGATATACCCTAGGTAATGCAGATTTGCTACGTCGAGCGATGGGTAAGAAAAAGCCTGAAGAAATGGCAAAGCAACGAGAAATTTTTATTGCTGGGGCAAAATTACAAAATGTAGATGAACAGATTGCAACAGATATTTTTGATTTAATGGAAAAATTTGCTGAATATGGGTTCAATAAATCCCACTCAGCTGCCTATGCGTTGATTGCATATCAAACTGCTTACTTAAAAACCCATTATCCAGCATTCTATATGGCAGCAGTGCTCTCCTCCGATATGGATAATACAGAAAAAGTAGTAGGCTTTATAGAAGAGAGCAAGAGTATGGGGTTAAATATTCTTCCCCCGAACATTAATACTAGTTATTATTATTTTGAAGCACAAAATCAAGCAGAGATTCTCTATGGACTCGGAGCAATTAAAGGAGTGGGTAAAGCTGCTCTAGAAGGAATTATAAAAAATAGAGAACAACACGGAGCTTATAGGGATTTATTTGATTTTTGCTCCCACATTGATCTCAGAAAAACAAATCGACGGGTATTAGAGATATTAATTCAAGCAGGTGCTTTAGATACTTTTGGAAAAAATAGAGCTACTTTAGAAGCATCTTTAACCCATGCTTTATCGTTGGCAGAACAAGTATCCTATAATAAGGCTGTCGGGCAAAATGATTTATTTGGATTAAATACCATTTCTGATAAGAAAGAGATTAATAGCTATCTAGAGAAAGCGTCATGGGATCAGGAAAAACAACTTACTTTAGAGAAAGCCGCTTTAGGGTATTACTTAAGTGGAAGTCCTATAGATAACTACCTCCCTGAATTAAAAGAAATAACTACTGTTACGCTTAGGAATATCATTGAGCAATCTAATTTAAAACGAGCTCGACAGCAAGTTATAATTGGTGGATTGATAGAATCTATCCGTCTTAGTAAAGCAAACCAAAAAGGGAGAAATGGATTTATCACCTTAAATGATCAAAGTGCTAGACTAGAAGTAAAAGTATTTGCTGATATATACAATGACAATCAAAAGCTAATACAGCCTGATCAAATTGTGGTAATTGAAGGAAAATCTGGATGGGATTCTTATTCAGATCAAATTTCAGTCACTGCCGAGTGTATTTATACGTTAGAGCAAGCTCGTGAAGTATTCTCGAAGTGGTTAGAAATTAATATAAATGGTACTAAACTGGAAAGAGAATCTATTAAGAAATTAGCACAGATACTAACTCCTTTTCAGAAACAAGAGGGGTGTCAAATTCGTATTTCCTATCATAATAAGCAAGCTACTGTACCGATTATTTTCAGTAAGCAATGGTGCATTCGTCCAGCAAAAGATCTATTGTCAAGTCTCAATTTACTTTCAGGAATTGAATATACTAAAGTGCATTATTAATTACAATTTACAAAAAAGATATAATCTCCATTTACTCCATAAATAGCTATTAGAATATTATGAAAATAAGCTTTTTAGATTTTGAGCAGCCTATTGCAGAGCTTGAAGCTAAAATCGAAGAGTTAAGTTTTATTGATGATGATAAAGTAAATATCTCTGAGGAAATTAGTAAGCTAAAACATAAAAATATAGAGCTTACCCAATCCATATTCAGTAATCTTACTGACTGGCAAATTGTCCAGCTTGCAAGACATCCCCAACGTCCTTATACCTTAGACTATATTCATCATATTTTTACCGATTTTGAAGAGCTTCATGGAGATCGTACTTTTTCTGATGATAAAGCTATTGTAGGTGGGGTTGCTCGATTAGAAGGAGAACCTGTTGTAGTGATAGGTCACCAAAAGGGACGAGACACTAAGGATAAGATTGCTCGTAATTTTGCCATGCCAAGACCTGAGGGGTACCGAAAAGCATTACGTTTAATGCTATTAGCAGATCAATTTAAATTACCTATCCTTACTTTTATCGATACTCCGGGTGCATATCCTGGTATTGATGCAGAAGAGCGGGGACAAAGTGAAGCCATTGCTCGTAATCTATACGTTATGGCAGGGTTAAAAACACCAATTATTGCTACAATTATTGGAGAAGGTGGCTCAGGGGGCGCCCTTGCTATTGGCGTAGGGGATCGTATATGTATGCTTGAATATAGTATCTATTCTGTTATCTCTCCAGAGGGGTGCGCTTCTATTCTTTGGAAAAGTGCGGAAAAAGCACCAGATGCAGCAGAGACTTTAGGGGTAACTTCAAAACGACTTAAAGATTTAAATCTAGTAGATTGCATTATCCCTGAACCCTTAGGTGGGGCACATCGGGATATAAAAACAATGGTGGCGCACTTAAAAACTACACTAAGTGAGCAACTAGCCGAACTAAAAATATTATCCGTTGACCAGTTACTTACTCAAAGACAGGAGCGACTAAGGAATTACGGTCAGTTTCAAGGGTAAGTATTGTGGGATTTTCCTCGTGTCAGTTATTTAAAATCTTACAAGAAACTGTGCCCTCCAATGTTTATAAGGTCGCTTATAGCGGTGGGCTTGATTCCCATGTATTGCTTTACGCTTTAGCACAACTACAAAAGAAATTTTCTTATATTACGGTAACTGCTTTATATATAGATCACGGATTACATCTCCACTCTAACGTATGGGGAGAGCACTGCCATCAAATTTGTCATGATCTTAGAATTTCTTGTAAAACAATAAAAGTTAATGTGCAACCTGCTAAAGGACAAAGCCTAGAAGCGGTAGCTCGAGAGGTACGCTATCAGGCACTTAAAGATGAATTACAAGAAAATGAATGTTTGCTTACTGCTCAACATCAAGATGATCAAATAGAAACTGTATTATTACAATTATTTCGAGGCACTGGGGTTTCAGGCTTAGCGGCAATGGCACTAAATCAATCATTTGGTAAGGGTTATTTAATTCGTCCACTCCTAAACTTTACTCAGCAGGATCTAAAAAACTATGCTTACCAAAAAAACTTAAATTGGATTGAAGATCCTAGTAATAAAAACACTGACTTTGATCGTAACTATTTACGCCATCAGGTTATTCCAACTTTAAAGGAACGCTGGCCTGGATTAGGTCAAACCTTATCTCGGGTAGCGCTGAATCAAAGAGATGCTAGCTACATTTTAGAGAATCATGCTGATAAGTATTTAAAGAGAATTAAAGATAATCAATGTGGTCTTTCAGTTCATAAATTAAGAGCTTTATCTCCACCCATCTGCCGTAATGTATTACGACATTGGTTAAAGCAGCTAAATCTGCCTCTACCAGATTATATTCATTTACAACGTATTTTAAATGAAATACTACCTGCCATAGAAGATTCTCAGCCTTTAATAGCATGGCCTGGAGTAGAAATAAGACGTTATCGGGATAGAATCTATGCCCAGCCTCCTATGCCTTATCATAATTCAGAAACAAGGCTTTCTTGGGATGGAATAAGCTCACTTATACTACCTTCAAGTGTTGGTGGAAAATTATCCCCAGAAGTTACCTACGGGGATGGGTTAGGAATGAAGTTCCTACAGGAAAATAAAGTAGTAGTTGCTTTTCGCCAAGGAGGAGAGAAGATTTATTTAAAAAATCATCATCATAGTATTAAAAAGCTTTTTCAACAGCAGGGCGTTCCTCCTTGGCAAAGGGGAAGGGTGCCTATGATATTTTTCAATGAAAAACTAGTTTTTATAGCTGGTATAGGAATGGATCAGGCATTTCTTTCTAAACCTCAGGAGAAGGGAGTAGTTATTCATTGGCTTCCTCACTAATTTGATTCCCCCCAATCTATGACAAAATTTATTTTTATTACCGGTGGTGTTGTCTCTTCCTTAGGCAAGGGAATTACGTCAGCTTCTTTAGGTACACTACTTGAGGCTAGGGGGTTTAAAGTAACACTCATTAAACTTGATCCCTATATTAATGTAGATCCTGGTACCATGAGTCCTTACCAGCATGGAGAGGTATTTGTTACTGAAGATGGGACAGAAACCGATCTTGATTTAGGACATTACGAGCGCTTTGTTCGTACTAAAATGACCCGGTATAATAACTATACCACTGGGCAAATTTATGAACGAGTGATTGCGAAAGAGCGTAAAGGCGATTATTTAGGCAGCACCGTTCAGGTAATCCCTCACATTACGGATGAGATTAAGCGTTGTATTCATAGAGGGGCAGTAGATTCAGAAATTGCATTAGTGGAAATTGGTGGCACCGTAGGCGATATAGAATCACTGCCGTTTTTAGAAGCAATTCGTCAAATGCGTATTGAATTAGGGTATCACAATACCCTTTATATTCACTTAACCTTAATTCCCTTTATTTCTTCTGCAGGAGAATTAAAAACAAAACCTACACAGCATTCAGTGAAAGAGCTTAGATCTATAGGTATTCAGCCCGATATTTTAGTGTGCCGATCAGAGCATTTACTCCCATCTCAGGAGCGGCGTAAGATCGCTTTATTTACTAATGTACCTGAGAAGGCAGTTATTTCAGCTGCAACCGTTGATAGTATTTATAAAGTACCTATAGAATTAGGCGATCAGGGCTTAGACAGCATTGTCACTGACCATCTTCAGTTAAACTCAAATCCTCCAGTACTGACTGAGTGGCAGCAAGTACTTTATAATTTAGGTCATCCAGATAAAGAAGCCACTATTGGTCTAGTAGGTAAATATGTAGATCATAAAGAGGCCTATAAATCTCTTTCTGAGGCATTGATTCATGCCGGGATTCATACACGGACTCGAGTCCATATTACTTATTTTGATTCAGAAGATATTGAAGCACAGGGTATTGATAGTCTCTCTAAATTAGATGCTATTTTAGTCCCTGGTGGGTTTGGTAAGCGGGGGATTGAGGGTAAGATTGCAACTGCAAAATATGCTAGAGAACATAACATTCCTTATCTCGGGATTTGTTTAGGGATGCAAGTTGCCATTATTGAGTTTGCTCGTAATAAGGTAGGATTACTACAAGCACATAGTACAGAGTTTGATCAACATACCCAAAATCCAGTGATTGCATTAGTAACTGAATGGCAGAGAGATGATGGTACTTTAGAACAGAGAAGTACGAATACTGATCTTGGAGGTACCATGCGCTTAGGTGCCTATCAATGTAAATTATTACCTAATACTCAAACTGCTACGTTGTATGGTAAAGAGGTAATTACAGAGCGGCACCGCCATCGCTATGAGTTTAATAATAGTTATCGAGAGATGCTTAAATCTTCAGGGTTGGTTATCTCAGGGGTTTCCTCTCAAGGAGATCTGGTAGAAATTATAGAAATTCCCAATCATCCTTGGTTTATTGCCTGTCAATTTCATCCTGAATTTACCTCTACTCCTCGGGATAGCCATCCTCTTTTTATGAGTTTTATTACAGCAGCTTTCAAAAATAGGAAAGCTATTTAACTATGGATCTTTGCGGATTTAAAGTAGGATTAGCTTATCCTTTATTTTTGATTGCAGGTCCTTGTGTGGTTGAAAGCGAAGAGCTTGCGTTGGAAACTGCAGGAAAACTTAAAGAAATTACTACTCGGTTAGGAATTCCTTTTATTTATAAATCTTCTTTTGATAAAGCAAACCGGACTGGAATCAATAGTTTTAGAGGATTAGGGTTTGATCAAGGTTTAGCTATTTTAGAGAAGGTAAAAAAAAATTTACAAGTACCTATATTAACCGATGTTCATGAAGATACTCCATTATCAGAAGTGGCAGCAGTAGTTGATGTATTACAAACACCAGCTTTTCTTTGTCGACAAACAAACTTTATCCAAAATGTAGCGTGCCAAGGGTTGCCCGTTAATATTAAAAAGGGACAATTTTTAGCCCCTTGGGATATGGAACATGTGGTAGAAAAAGCAAAAGTTGTAGGTAATCAGCAAATTATGGTCTGTGAGCGTGGTGTTTCTTTTGGTTATAATAATTTAATCTCCGATATGCGTAGCTTAGTGATTATGCGAAATACAGGCTGTCCAGTAATATTTGATGCTACCCATTCAGTACAACAACCCGGAGGATTGGGAGGAAGATCTGGTGGGCAAAGTGAGTTTGTACCTCCATTAGCTCGAGCTGCTACTGCGGTCGGAATTTCGGGTATCTTTATGGAAACTCACCCAAATCCTAGTAAGGCACTAAGCGATGGTCCTAATTCTGTGCCTCTACAAGAGATAGAAGTGTTATTAATAACTTTACAGATTATTGATAGAGCAATAAAAAATAATAATCAATAGTATCTATATATTTTTTATATTAGGGAGATAGGCTTAAATGAGTAAAATCACTAAAATTCTTGGCAGAGAGGTGCTCGATTCAAGAGGTAATCCTACAGTAGAAGCTGAGATTACCCTTGAGTCAGGTGCTATAGGTCAAGCTATAGTACCCTCTGGTGCATCTACTGGTTCTCGTGAAGCCATAGAATTGCGGGATCAAGACTCTACGCGTTATGGCGGCAAAGGAGTACAAAAAGCAGTCGCTTACATCAATGGGGAAATTGCTCAAAGAATTTTAGGCCAGGAAGCAACCCAGCAAGAAACGATTGATCAAATGATGATTGAGGTAGATGGTACACCCAATAAGGCTCGATTAGGTGCAAATGCAATTTTAGCAGTTTCGCTAGCCACTGCTCGAGCAGCAGCTCAAGAAGAAAAAAAGCCTTTATATGGTTACTTAAATAAAAATGGTGTTTTCCAAATGCCTGTGCCCATGATGAATATTCTCAATGGGGGAGTACATGCAGATAACAATGTAGATATACAAGAGTTTATGATTGTACCCTTTGGGGCAAAAAATATTACTGAAGCAGTCCGTTATGGAGCAGAAGTGTTTCACTGCCTGAAAAGTATACTCCACAGTCGAGGATTAAACACTAATGCTGGAGATGAAGGCGGGTTTGCTCCTGATTTACCCTCTAATGAATCAGCTATTGA is part of the Candidatus Nitrosacidococcus sp. I8 genome and encodes:
- the eno gene encoding phosphopyruvate hydratase, producing the protein MSKITKILGREVLDSRGNPTVEAEITLESGAIGQAIVPSGASTGSREAIELRDQDSTRYGGKGVQKAVAYINGEIAQRILGQEATQQETIDQMMIEVDGTPNKARLGANAILAVSLATARAAAQEEKKPLYGYLNKNGVFQMPVPMMNILNGGVHADNNVDIQEFMIVPFGAKNITEAVRYGAEVFHCLKSILHSRGLNTNAGDEGGFAPDLPSNESAIEAILEAITKAGYTPGHDLGLAMDLASTEFYKKNHYIFDGKEHTSEELTRVLETWVDRYPIVSIEDGMAENDWEGWTLLTQTLNQKIQLVGDDLFVTNTKILKEGIDKNIANSILIKVNQIGTLTETLAAIHMAKDAKYTTVISHRSGETEDTFIADLAVATCSGQIKTGSLSRTDRVAKYNQLIRIEEALGNKATFPGHKVFTRS
- the kdsA gene encoding 3-deoxy-8-phosphooctulonate synthase — protein: MDLCGFKVGLAYPLFLIAGPCVVESEELALETAGKLKEITTRLGIPFIYKSSFDKANRTGINSFRGLGFDQGLAILEKVKKNLQVPILTDVHEDTPLSEVAAVVDVLQTPAFLCRQTNFIQNVACQGLPVNIKKGQFLAPWDMEHVVEKAKVVGNQQIMVCERGVSFGYNNLISDMRSLVIMRNTGCPVIFDATHSVQQPGGLGGRSGGQSEFVPPLARAATAVGISGIFMETHPNPSKALSDGPNSVPLQEIEVLLITLQIIDRAIKNNNQ
- a CDS encoding CTP synthase; this translates as MTKFIFITGGVVSSLGKGITSASLGTLLEARGFKVTLIKLDPYINVDPGTMSPYQHGEVFVTEDGTETDLDLGHYERFVRTKMTRYNNYTTGQIYERVIAKERKGDYLGSTVQVIPHITDEIKRCIHRGAVDSEIALVEIGGTVGDIESLPFLEAIRQMRIELGYHNTLYIHLTLIPFISSAGELKTKPTQHSVKELRSIGIQPDILVCRSEHLLPSQERRKIALFTNVPEKAVISAATVDSIYKVPIELGDQGLDSIVTDHLQLNSNPPVLTEWQQVLYNLGHPDKEATIGLVGKYVDHKEAYKSLSEALIHAGIHTRTRVHITYFDSEDIEAQGIDSLSKLDAILVPGGFGKRGIEGKIATAKYAREHNIPYLGICLGMQVAIIEFARNKVGLLQAHSTEFDQHTQNPVIALVTEWQRDDGTLEQRSTNTDLGGTMRLGAYQCKLLPNTQTATLYGKEVITERHRHRYEFNNSYREMLKSSGLVISGVSSQGDLVEIIEIPNHPWFIACQFHPEFTSTPRDSHPLFMSFITAAFKNRKAI